The Cylindrospermopsis curvispora GIHE-G1 genome contains a region encoding:
- a CDS encoding (2Fe-2S) ferredoxin domain-containing protein gives MGKKYLTLSQLNIEGQFLGFSSRGSDGGKCKIKYKHLYLKTSTQDVKIKIPKYLRCSLRNLLTGEQICVSVVKKLNRIKGKIKLTAYGVRSVGFCPRDYSSKENNAKIMVCQKSGCLKHGGKSLLANLEKTLCDRGLLDKVKIEHTNCQKTCSTAPNCILMLGKEQYSKLEPEAIASLLETHFFANNI, from the coding sequence ATGGGTAAAAAGTATCTAACCTTATCACAATTGAATATAGAGGGACAATTTTTAGGTTTTAGTTCACGGGGAAGTGATGGGGGTAAGTGTAAAATAAAATACAAACACTTGTATTTAAAAACTTCTACCCAAGATGTAAAAATTAAGATTCCCAAATATTTACGTTGCTCTTTGAGGAATTTGTTAACTGGGGAACAAATTTGTGTGAGTGTGGTAAAGAAATTAAATCGGATCAAGGGTAAAATTAAACTTACAGCTTATGGAGTTAGGTCTGTAGGATTTTGTCCTAGAGATTATTCATCAAAGGAAAATAACGCTAAAATTATGGTTTGTCAAAAATCTGGATGTCTCAAACATGGAGGCAAATCTTTATTGGCCAACCTAGAAAAAACCCTGTGCGATCGCGGTTTATTAGATAAAGTTAAAATTGAACATACCAATTGCCAGAAAACTTGTAGTACAGCTCCCAATTGTATATTAATGTTGGGAAAGGAACAATATAGTAAGCTAGAACCAGAAGCAATAGCCAGTTTACTAGAAACCCACTTTTTTGCAAATAATATATAG
- a CDS encoding nitrogen fixation protein NifZ, whose translation MQQEEIELNSPPVFEIGQKVRVKKLIKNDGTFPGREIGEVLARIGDVGYVASIGTFLQAYYIYAVHFLDTGYIIGCRKRELESAEEISYESNATGK comes from the coding sequence ATGCAACAGGAAGAAATAGAATTAAACTCTCCACCTGTGTTTGAAATTGGGCAAAAAGTACGGGTCAAAAAACTGATTAAAAATGATGGTACTTTTCCTGGTCGAGAAATTGGAGAAGTTTTAGCCAGGATCGGAGACGTGGGTTATGTGGCGAGTATAGGAACTTTTCTACAGGCATATTATATATATGCTGTGCATTTCTTAGATACGGGGTACATTATCGGTTGTCGCAAAAGAGAACTAGAATCCGCTGAGGAAATATCTTATGAAAGTAATGCTACGGGTAAATGA
- a CDS encoding Asr1405/Asl0597 family protein, with amino-acid sequence MSFHGNFLALGEQFLEVPLSDRSEILDRLQELMIACNFELDGSLRVQVNSIREAVIVQNTILQFLGSREELVEWLETCWYCGYNH; translated from the coding sequence ATGTCCTTTCATGGTAACTTTTTGGCTTTGGGTGAACAATTTTTGGAGGTTCCTTTGAGCGATCGCTCAGAAATACTTGATCGGTTACAAGAATTAATGATTGCTTGTAATTTTGAACTTGATGGTTCATTGCGAGTACAAGTAAACAGCATCAGGGAAGCAGTGATTGTGCAAAACACCATTCTGCAATTTTTGGGATCCCGGGAGGAACTAGTAGAATGGTTGGAAACTTGTTGGTATTGCGGTTACAATCACTAG
- a CDS encoding muconolactone Delta-isomerase: protein MTQGELFNIWSEEADTALQAKQAGVVVDLWKCVGTRRVIAIVDVPTPDTLDQILLDLPIMKKMGQNVHVQVTPLRRYEDFATDVKARLSNN from the coding sequence ATGACACAGGGGGAGCTGTTTAATATCTGGAGCGAAGAAGCAGATACCGCACTACAAGCTAAACAAGCGGGAGTGGTAGTGGATCTATGGAAGTGTGTGGGAACTCGTCGGGTAATCGCCATTGTAGATGTTCCCACACCCGATACTCTGGATCAAATCCTCTTGGATTTACCCATTATGAAAAAAATGGGTCAAAATGTCCATGTACAAGTCACTCCTTTGAGAAGATATGAAGACTTTGCAACGGATGTAAAAGCACGTCTATCAAATAATTAA
- a CDS encoding DUF2949 domain-containing protein encodes MVNCKRDKKLLQFLYYELELSQADIAVALRHRKFDEAPIPMLLWQYGLIDLKQLERIFDWLAENV; translated from the coding sequence ATGGTTAACTGCAAGAGGGACAAGAAGCTGCTCCAATTTCTCTATTATGAGTTAGAACTTTCCCAAGCTGATATTGCTGTCGCTCTACGACACCGTAAGTTTGATGAAGCACCAATTCCCATGTTGCTTTGGCAATATGGACTAATAGATCTAAAACAACTAGAAAGGATTTTTGATTGGTTAGCGGAAAATGTTTAA
- the nifT gene encoding putative nitrogen fixation protein NifT, which produces MKVMLRVNDAGTLVVYVAKKDLEEEVVKQTDSEAGKVLTLANGWQLEFSQIPPRENLPQTVEAKLLH; this is translated from the coding sequence ATGAAAGTAATGCTACGGGTAAATGATGCTGGAACTTTAGTTGTCTATGTCGCCAAAAAGGACTTAGAAGAAGAAGTTGTTAAACAAACAGATAGTGAAGCAGGCAAGGTTCTTACTTTAGCTAATGGTTGGCAATTAGAATTTAGTCAAATTCCCCCACGAGAAAATTTGCCTCAAACCGTAGAAGCTAAACTTCTACACTAA